In the genome of Myroides phaeus, one region contains:
- a CDS encoding glycosyltransferase family 9 protein — MANLKHILIFRLSAMGDVAMTVPVVRALISQHKDIRVTVVSRPFFKPFFKGIDRVDFFPIDVKKRHKGFVGLIRLYRDLSKLEVDYFADFHNVLRSQIVRNLFKLKGTKVAALDKGREAKKALVRAENKVYKQVPTMFSNHLNTLKQLGFIVNLDNPEFPPISDLSPDLLQYVKEKDTYWIGIAPFAQYPSKVYPLDLMQKVVDTLAEREKSIIFLFGGGEEEIALLNQLKRDNYNVIVMAGKVKFDVELNLIQHLDVMLAMDSGNAHIAAMLGKKVITLWGATHPFAGFAPFNQPSDYCLTADREKYPLLPTSVYGNKVVEGYEDVMRTIDPIKVCEKIIKVIKSDN, encoded by the coding sequence GTGGCAAATTTGAAACATATTTTAATTTTTAGGTTGTCTGCAATGGGGGATGTTGCAATGACTGTTCCTGTTGTAAGAGCTTTAATTTCACAACATAAAGATATTCGTGTAACTGTGGTTTCAAGACCGTTTTTCAAACCGTTTTTTAAAGGGATTGATCGTGTTGATTTTTTCCCTATTGATGTAAAGAAGAGACATAAAGGATTTGTAGGTCTAATTAGGTTATATCGTGATTTATCGAAATTAGAAGTTGATTACTTTGCAGATTTTCATAATGTATTGAGGTCTCAAATAGTCCGCAATTTGTTTAAATTAAAGGGAACAAAGGTTGCAGCACTCGACAAAGGGAGAGAAGCTAAAAAGGCATTAGTTCGCGCTGAAAACAAGGTTTATAAACAGGTACCAACAATGTTTTCAAATCATTTAAATACTTTAAAACAATTAGGTTTTATTGTTAATTTAGATAATCCAGAGTTTCCTCCTATTTCAGATCTTTCTCCAGATCTATTACAGTATGTAAAAGAAAAGGATACTTATTGGATTGGTATTGCTCCTTTTGCACAATACCCTTCTAAAGTTTATCCATTGGATTTAATGCAGAAAGTCGTTGATACTTTAGCAGAAAGAGAAAAGTCAATTATCTTTTTATTTGGGGGAGGAGAAGAAGAAATAGCTCTTTTAAATCAATTGAAAAGAGATAATTACAATGTAATTGTAATGGCAGGGAAAGTAAAGTTTGACGTGGAATTGAACTTAATACAACATTTAGATGTTATGCTTGCAATGGACTCAGGAAATGCTCATATTGCAGCTATGTTAGGTAAAAAAGTAATAACTTTATGGGGAGCTACACATCCTTTTGCAGGTTTTGCACCTTTTAATCAACCTTCAGATTATTGTTTAACAGCCGATAGAGAGAAGTATCCTCTTTTACCTACGTCTGTTTACGGAAATAAAGTTGTTGAAGGTTATGAAGATGTGATGAGAACGATTGATCCTATAAAAGTTTGTGAGAAGATTATAAAAGTAATTAAATCAGATAATTAA
- a CDS encoding adenine phosphoribosyltransferase: MRIEDYIRDIQDFPKEGIGFKDITPLLNDHAAMVETTKQLLELIGDQKIDRVVGMESRGFFFATLLAEKLGAGFVPVRKPKKLPFDTISEEYSLEYGTDILEMHADAIKPGEKVLIHDDVLATGGTAEAVCKLVEKLGGEIVQVNFLMELSFLHGRNKLAKYDVKSLLTY; the protein is encoded by the coding sequence ATGAGAATAGAAGATTATATTAGAGATATTCAAGATTTTCCAAAAGAAGGTATTGGATTTAAGGATATTACTCCTCTTTTAAATGACCATGCAGCTATGGTTGAGACTACCAAACAGTTATTAGAACTTATTGGTGATCAAAAAATAGATAGAGTTGTTGGTATGGAGAGTAGAGGTTTCTTTTTTGCAACTTTATTAGCTGAGAAATTGGGGGCTGGTTTTGTTCCTGTACGAAAACCTAAAAAACTCCCTTTTGATACTATTTCTGAAGAATATAGTTTGGAATATGGAACCGATATTTTAGAGATGCATGCAGATGCTATAAAACCAGGTGAAAAAGTATTGATTCACGATGATGTTTTAGCTACTGGAGGAACAGCTGAAGCTGTGTGTAAATTAGTAGAAAAATTAGGTGGTGAAATTGTTCAAGTTAATTTTTTAATGGAGCTTTCTTTTCTTCATGGTCGCAATAAGTTAGCGAAATATGATGTAAAAAGTTTACTTACTTACTAA
- a CDS encoding GNAT family N-acetyltransferase, whose translation MNSNQFFVIPANESHVGYAEQICEEMAQSALARGTGIARRKPEYVANKMIEGKAVIALHVDGTWAGFCYIETWSHGDYVANSGLIVNPIFRKEGLAKAIKKRVFELSKSKYPKAKIFGLTTGFAVMKINSELGYEPVPYSELTQDEMFWKGCESCVNFQILKSKERNNCLCTAMLYSPEAKEKEIRNKIDQKAKAKERLKRMQKKYSLLKRLQMQLKKTVKKTHLF comes from the coding sequence ATGAATTCAAATCAGTTTTTCGTTATTCCTGCGAATGAATCTCACGTAGGATATGCTGAACAAATTTGCGAAGAAATGGCGCAATCTGCATTAGCCAGAGGTACTGGTATTGCAAGAAGAAAGCCTGAGTATGTAGCCAACAAAATGATTGAAGGTAAGGCTGTTATAGCACTTCATGTTGATGGAACGTGGGCTGGTTTTTGTTATATAGAAACGTGGAGTCATGGAGATTATGTTGCTAATTCAGGTTTGATTGTTAATCCGATTTTTAGAAAAGAAGGCTTAGCTAAAGCAATCAAAAAAAGAGTTTTTGAATTGTCTAAAAGTAAGTATCCTAAAGCAAAAATATTTGGTTTAACAACTGGTTTCGCAGTTATGAAAATTAACTCTGAGTTAGGGTATGAACCAGTACCATATTCAGAATTAACACAAGATGAAATGTTTTGGAAGGGCTGTGAAAGTTGTGTCAATTTTCAAATTTTGAAAAGTAAGGAAAGAAACAACTGTTTGTGTACTGCAATGCTTTATAGTCCTGAAGCTAAGGAAAAAGAGATACGAAATAAGATTGACCAGAAAGCAAAAGCTAAGGAACGTTTGAAACGTATGCAGAAGAAATATTCTCTTTTGAAAAGATTGCAAATGCAATTGAAAAAAACAGTCAAAAAAACACATCTATTTTAA
- the argG gene encoding argininosuccinate synthase, with protein sequence MNNKKVVLAFSGGLDTSFCVIYLKEELGYEVHSVVVNTGGFSSEEMKAIEEKAYALGVASHTTIDETEDYYNDSVKYLIFGNVLKNATYPLSVSAERVCQATAIANYAKKIGAEAVAHGSTGAGNDQVRFDMIFNILVPNVQIITPIRDLKLSREEEIAFLQKNGVEINAEKAKYSINKGLWGTSVGGKETLTSNLYLPEEAWPTPVSKSTPETVEIEFEKGEPVALNGKKMKPTEVIQQLQDLAQPFGIGRDIHVGDTIIGIKGRVGFEAAGPVILVKAHHTLEKHTLTKWQLSWKEQLGSFYGNYLHEGQFHDPIMRDMEAFLTSTQQTVSGKVIVELHPYRFVVVGIESEHDLMSNKFGSYGEMNNAWSGEDVKGFSKIFGNQVMIWHKVNNTNQE encoded by the coding sequence ATGAATAATAAAAAAGTAGTTTTAGCATTTAGCGGAGGTTTAGATACAAGCTTTTGCGTAATTTATTTGAAAGAAGAACTGGGATATGAAGTACACTCTGTTGTAGTAAATACGGGAGGTTTTTCGTCAGAAGAAATGAAGGCAATTGAAGAAAAGGCCTATGCATTAGGTGTAGCATCTCATACAACAATAGATGAAACAGAAGATTACTATAACGATAGTGTTAAGTATTTGATCTTTGGAAATGTTTTAAAGAATGCAACATATCCATTGTCAGTAAGCGCAGAACGTGTTTGTCAAGCTACGGCTATTGCTAACTATGCTAAGAAAATTGGTGCAGAAGCAGTTGCTCATGGTAGTACAGGCGCTGGAAATGACCAAGTGCGTTTTGATATGATATTCAATATTTTAGTACCTAATGTACAGATTATTACTCCGATTAGAGATTTAAAATTAAGTAGAGAAGAGGAGATTGCATTCTTACAAAAAAATGGCGTTGAAATAAACGCTGAAAAAGCAAAATATTCAATTAATAAAGGTTTATGGGGGACTTCAGTAGGTGGAAAAGAAACCCTAACTTCTAATTTATATTTACCTGAAGAAGCATGGCCAACACCTGTTAGCAAGTCAACTCCAGAAACTGTGGAGATTGAGTTTGAGAAAGGGGAGCCAGTAGCATTAAATGGTAAAAAAATGAAACCTACTGAGGTAATTCAACAATTACAAGATTTAGCTCAACCTTTTGGTATTGGTAGAGATATTCACGTTGGTGATACAATTATCGGAATCAAAGGAAGAGTTGGTTTTGAAGCAGCAGGACCTGTTATCCTTGTAAAAGCTCACCATACTTTAGAAAAACATACGTTGACTAAATGGCAATTAAGTTGGAAAGAACAGTTGGGTTCTTTTTATGGTAACTATTTACACGAAGGACAGTTTCACGATCCAATTATGCGTGATATGGAGGCTTTCTTGACCAGTACACAACAAACTGTAAGTGGTAAAGTGATCGTTGAGTTGCATCCATATCGTTTCGTAGTTGTAGGTATCGAATCTGAACATGATTTAATGTCTAACAAATTTGGTAGTTACGGTGAGATGAATAATGCTTGGTCTGGAGAAGATGTAAAAGGGTTCTCTAAGATATTTGGTAACCAAGTAATGATTTGGCATAAAGTAAATAACACAAACCAAGAGTAA
- the argC gene encoding N-acetyl-gamma-glutamyl-phosphate reductase: MQKVKVGIVGGAGYTGGELLRLLLIHPAVEITFVHSKSNANKPVYEAHADLFGDTDLVFTDELNQKMDVLFLCLGHGDSKVFLQENLIDKHIKIIDLSQDFRLHETAGEFVYGLPELNKDKIKEANYIANPGCFATAIQLALLPLAKVGKLGDALYINALTGSTGAGQRPSASTHFSWRANNISVYKAFTHQHLNEIGESLAQLQPNFNQNIKFIPERGDFTRGIFVSVVLESKDTIEELLQLYKDYYQPHPFTHISDKGIDLKQVVNTNKCLISITKHGDDVLITSTIDNLLKGASGQAVQNMNLLFGLDEKTGLQLKASAF; this comes from the coding sequence ATGCAGAAGGTAAAAGTTGGAATAGTAGGTGGTGCTGGCTATACGGGAGGTGAATTATTGCGTTTGTTACTTATTCATCCAGCAGTAGAAATAACCTTTGTACATAGTAAAAGTAATGCGAATAAGCCTGTATATGAAGCTCATGCTGACTTATTTGGTGATACTGATTTAGTTTTTACAGATGAGTTAAATCAGAAGATGGATGTACTATTTTTATGTTTAGGACATGGTGATTCAAAAGTTTTCTTACAAGAGAATCTAATTGACAAACACATTAAGATTATTGACCTAAGCCAAGATTTTAGATTGCATGAAACAGCAGGTGAGTTTGTCTATGGATTACCGGAGTTAAATAAGGATAAGATTAAGGAAGCTAATTATATAGCAAACCCTGGTTGTTTTGCCACAGCAATTCAGTTAGCATTATTACCTTTAGCTAAGGTAGGTAAGTTAGGAGATGCCCTTTACATCAATGCATTAACGGGATCTACTGGTGCAGGACAACGACCTTCAGCATCTACACACTTTAGTTGGAGAGCAAATAATATCTCTGTCTATAAAGCTTTTACTCATCAGCATTTGAATGAAATAGGAGAGAGTTTAGCACAACTACAACCAAACTTTAATCAAAATATTAAGTTTATTCCTGAACGTGGTGATTTTACAAGAGGGATTTTTGTTAGTGTAGTGTTAGAATCTAAAGATACAATAGAAGAATTATTACAGCTATATAAAGACTATTATCAACCTCATCCTTTTACTCATATTAGTGATAAGGGAATAGACTTAAAGCAAGTAGTAAATACAAATAAATGCTTGATATCAATAACAAAACACGGTGATGATGTATTGATAACAAGTACAATTGACAACCTGTTAAAAGGAGCAAGTGGACAAGCAGTTCAGAATATGAACTTGCTTTTTGGATTGGATGAAAAAACAGGGTTACAATTAAAAGCTTCGGCTTTCTAA
- a CDS encoding aspartate aminotransferase family protein: MMKLYDVYPLNPIEIVKGNGSYVYDKTGQQYLDLYGGHAVISIGHTNPHYVASIKSQLDNIGFYSNSIEIPQQQHLAGLLGEVSGLNDYQLFLCNSGAEANENALKLASFYNGKKKVIAFSKAFHGRTSLAVTATDNPKIVAPVNETDNIVFLPFNDESALEQAFATYGSEVTAVIIEGIQGVGGIQVATDSFLAKIRSLTSQYNAVFIADEVQCGYGRTGSFYAVNDGGVEADIYTMAKGMGNGFPIGALAISSQFKPWHGQLGTTFGGNHLACAAAIAVLDVIKQDNLLQNAKIIGDYLMSELKGNNKIQEVRGKGLMIGIDLAPELKDVRKELLFKDHIFTGTASPNVIRLLPALNLTKADADLFLEKFNNRLQQF; the protein is encoded by the coding sequence ATGATGAAATTATATGATGTATATCCTTTAAATCCTATTGAAATTGTCAAAGGTAATGGGAGTTATGTGTACGATAAAACAGGTCAACAGTATTTAGATCTATATGGAGGACATGCTGTAATATCTATTGGACATACAAACCCACATTATGTTGCAAGTATCAAAAGCCAATTAGATAATATTGGTTTTTATTCCAATTCAATTGAGATACCACAACAACAGCACTTAGCTGGATTATTAGGTGAAGTATCAGGTTTAAATGATTACCAATTGTTTTTGTGTAATTCTGGAGCTGAAGCAAATGAAAATGCACTAAAATTGGCTTCTTTCTACAATGGTAAAAAGAAAGTAATTGCTTTCTCTAAAGCTTTTCACGGAAGAACATCATTAGCGGTTACAGCTACTGATAATCCGAAAATAGTTGCCCCTGTTAACGAAACGGACAATATTGTCTTCTTGCCTTTTAATGATGAGTCGGCTTTAGAACAAGCATTTGCTACTTATGGATCAGAAGTTACAGCTGTAATCATTGAAGGAATTCAAGGGGTTGGAGGAATCCAAGTAGCAACGGATAGTTTCTTAGCAAAAATCAGAAGTCTTACGTCACAATATAATGCTGTATTTATCGCAGATGAAGTGCAATGTGGATATGGTCGTACAGGGTCTTTCTACGCTGTGAATGATGGTGGAGTGGAGGCAGACATCTATACGATGGCCAAAGGAATGGGGAATGGTTTTCCTATTGGAGCTTTGGCAATTAGTTCTCAGTTTAAACCATGGCACGGACAGTTGGGAACTACTTTTGGAGGAAATCACTTAGCGTGTGCTGCTGCAATTGCTGTTCTTGATGTAATTAAACAAGATAACTTACTTCAAAACGCTAAAATTATAGGAGACTATTTAATGAGTGAATTGAAAGGAAATAATAAAATTCAGGAAGTAAGAGGTAAAGGACTTATGATTGGTATAGACCTTGCACCTGAGTTAAAAGATGTAAGAAAAGAACTATTGTTTAAAGATCACATCTTTACAGGGACGGCAAGTCCTAATGTAATTCGGTTGTTGCCTGCGTTAAATCTGACAAAAGCAGATGCAGATTTATTCTTAGAAAAATTCAACAACAGATTACAACAATTCTAA
- a CDS encoding acetylornithine carbamoyltransferase has translation MKQFFSVKDIPSLSLAAKSALESKQNPFADEALGKHKTIGLVFLNPSLRTRMSTQKAAMNLGMNVMVMNMTSDGWALETKDGVVMDGNTAEHIKEAAAVMGEYCDILGLRSFPGLKDAVEDYSEDLFSKFSKYCGKPVVSLESATRHPLQSFTDLITIIEHSDYQFDQVKAQYIPQGKKPKVVLSWAPHVRALPQAVPNSFAEWMCKAQEEGLVDFVVTHPEGYALNEEFTNGATITTNQDEALVDADFVYVKNWSSYENYGQITCTDSSWMLTLDKLKPTNNAKVMHCLPVRRDLVISSEVLDSDHAIVIQEAGNRVWAAQAVLKEMLKNQ, from the coding sequence ATGAAACAGTTTTTTTCCGTAAAAGATATTCCGTCACTTTCTTTAGCTGCTAAGAGTGCTTTAGAAAGTAAGCAAAACCCATTCGCAGATGAAGCTTTGGGGAAACATAAAACAATCGGTTTGGTGTTTTTAAACCCAAGTCTGCGTACCAGAATGAGTACTCAAAAGGCAGCAATGAACCTCGGGATGAATGTTATGGTGATGAATATGACATCTGACGGTTGGGCTTTAGAGACTAAAGACGGAGTTGTCATGGATGGAAATACAGCAGAACACATAAAAGAAGCTGCTGCAGTAATGGGAGAATATTGTGATATTCTTGGGTTGCGTTCTTTTCCTGGGTTAAAAGATGCAGTAGAAGATTATAGTGAAGACTTGTTTAGCAAATTTTCTAAGTATTGTGGAAAACCAGTAGTGAGTTTAGAAAGTGCTACAAGACATCCCTTACAGAGTTTTACAGATTTGATTACAATTATAGAGCATAGCGACTATCAGTTTGACCAAGTAAAAGCACAGTATATTCCACAAGGAAAGAAACCTAAAGTAGTCTTGTCTTGGGCTCCTCACGTAAGAGCACTTCCACAAGCAGTACCTAATTCTTTTGCTGAGTGGATGTGCAAAGCACAGGAAGAAGGATTGGTTGATTTTGTGGTTACTCATCCAGAAGGTTATGCTTTAAATGAGGAATTCACAAATGGAGCAACTATAACGACAAATCAAGATGAAGCTTTAGTAGATGCTGATTTCGTGTATGTAAAAAACTGGTCAAGCTATGAAAACTATGGGCAGATTACTTGTACTGATTCTTCTTGGATGTTGACATTGGATAAGTTAAAACCAACTAATAACGCGAAAGTAATGCACTGCTTACCTGTTCGTCGTGATTTAGTAATCTCTTCAGAAGTATTAGATAGTGACCACGCAATTGTAATACAAGAAGCAGGGAATAGAGTTTGGGCGGCACAAGCTGTTTTAAAAGAAATGCTAAAAAACCAATAG
- the argB gene encoding acetylglutamate kinase, giving the protein MQSLTVIKIGGNIVDNEEALTAFLDTYAQIQGPKVLVHGGGKLATRMANQLGIETQMVNGRRVTDDAMLPIAVMVYAGLINKQIVAQLQHRGCDAMGFSGADAQVITSHKRSVKPIDYGFVGDFTPKDVNTPRIKQLIEIGLCPVFSAITADKEGQLLNTNADTIASNLAVALASHYEVSLVYCFERNGVLQDINNENSVISTINRESFNQLKNAGIIADGMLPKIENALAAIDQNVKKVCIKKAEHLLNEQAGTTIQL; this is encoded by the coding sequence ATGCAAAGCCTTACAGTAATAAAAATAGGAGGTAATATTGTAGATAACGAAGAGGCATTAACTGCTTTTTTAGATACCTATGCTCAGATTCAAGGACCTAAGGTCTTGGTACATGGGGGAGGGAAATTAGCTACTCGTATGGCTAACCAATTGGGTATTGAAACGCAAATGGTCAATGGGCGTCGTGTAACTGATGATGCGATGTTACCTATAGCTGTAATGGTTTACGCAGGATTGATAAATAAACAGATTGTAGCACAACTTCAACATAGAGGATGTGATGCAATGGGTTTTTCTGGGGCAGATGCACAGGTAATCACCAGTCATAAACGTTCAGTCAAACCAATAGACTATGGGTTTGTAGGAGATTTTACACCAAAGGATGTAAATACACCTCGAATCAAACAATTGATAGAGATTGGACTTTGTCCTGTTTTCTCTGCAATTACGGCTGATAAGGAAGGTCAGCTACTAAATACAAATGCAGATACGATTGCATCTAACTTAGCAGTAGCTCTTGCTTCTCACTATGAAGTGAGCTTAGTTTATTGCTTTGAGCGCAATGGTGTATTGCAAGACATTAACAATGAAAACTCAGTTATCTCTACTATAAATAGAGAGAGCTTCAATCAACTTAAAAATGCCGGAATTATAGCAGATGGTATGTTGCCTAAAATAGAAAATGCATTAGCTGCTATAGATCAAAATGTAAAGAAAGTGTGTATTAAGAAAGCAGAACACTTATTAAACGAACAAGCAGGAACTACAATTCAACTGTAA
- a CDS encoding M20 family metallo-hydrolase: MKNDLTTQAIYLLEQMIASPSFSKEEHLTSELIAQFLEKNGVEIHRELFNVWAFNKYYDPSKPTILLNSHHDTVKPNKDYTRDPFKAEIIDGKLFGLGSNDAGGCLVSLIATFLYFYEKEGLKYNFCLAATAEEEISGQNGLEFVIPKLGELEFAIVGEPTQMHLAVAERGLMVLDCIAHGRSGHAARNEGDNAIFKAIKDIEWLNTFQFPKVSEEFGPIKMSVTMINAGTQHNVVPSTCDFVVDIRVTDAYTNEEVLEIIKQNVTCEVKARSTRLKPSSIAKDHPIVKAGISLGRETYGSPTTSDQALLSIPSLKCGPGDSARSHTADEFVYVQEIKEGIELYIDMLTKIVY, encoded by the coding sequence ATGAAAAACGACTTAACAACACAAGCTATATATTTATTGGAGCAGATGATTGCTTCTCCTTCTTTTAGTAAAGAGGAACACTTGACATCGGAACTTATTGCTCAGTTTCTTGAGAAAAATGGCGTTGAAATACACAGAGAATTGTTTAATGTATGGGCTTTCAACAAGTATTACGACCCGAGTAAACCAACGATATTATTAAACTCTCACCATGATACGGTAAAGCCGAATAAGGATTATACAAGAGATCCTTTTAAGGCAGAGATAATCGATGGAAAGTTATTTGGATTAGGAAGTAATGATGCAGGAGGTTGTTTAGTTTCTCTAATCGCTACTTTTCTGTACTTCTATGAGAAGGAAGGACTGAAATATAACTTCTGTTTGGCTGCTACAGCGGAAGAAGAAATATCTGGTCAGAATGGTTTGGAGTTTGTTATTCCTAAGTTAGGAGAGTTGGAGTTTGCTATTGTGGGAGAACCAACGCAAATGCACTTAGCAGTAGCGGAAAGAGGGTTGATGGTGTTAGATTGTATAGCACATGGACGCTCTGGTCATGCTGCTCGTAACGAGGGGGATAATGCTATTTTTAAAGCAATAAAAGATATTGAATGGTTAAACACGTTTCAATTCCCTAAAGTATCGGAAGAGTTTGGACCTATTAAGATGAGTGTAACAATGATAAATGCAGGTACACAACACAATGTAGTTCCTTCTACTTGTGATTTTGTAGTTGATATCCGTGTTACTGATGCTTATACAAATGAAGAGGTATTAGAGATTATAAAACAAAATGTTACTTGCGAAGTAAAGGCACGTTCTACACGTTTAAAACCTTCGTCAATAGCTAAAGATCATCCGATTGTGAAAGCAGGTATATCTTTAGGAAGAGAAACGTATGGTTCGCCTACGACAAGTGATCAAGCTTTGTTGAGTATTCCTTCATTGAAATGCGGACCTGGAGATTCTGCCCGTTCACATACAGCAGATGAGTTTGTGTATGTACAAGAGATAAAAGAGGGAATCGAATTGTACATAGATATGTTAACTAAAATTGTGTATTAA